In Indioceanicola profundi, the genomic stretch ATCCAGGCGGACCTTGCCGGCATAGACCGGCCAGACGCCGCAGATGGTGCGGACCAGGGTGGACTTGCCGGCGGCCGACGGACCGACGATGCCGACGCTTTCCCCGGCCCTCACGCCAAAGCTGACGCCGCGCAGGGTGGGCTGGCTGCCGCCCGGCGGAAGGGCGACCAGCCCCTCTACCGAAAGGTCGCCGCGGGGGTCCGGCAGCGGCATGGGCTGGAGCCGCGGCGGCAGCTTGGCGAACAGCTCCTCAAGCCGGCCCCAGGCGCTGCGTGCGCCCAGCAGCATCTTCCAGGTGCCGATGGCCTGTTCGACCGGCGCCAGAGCACGGCCGAGCATGATGGAGGAGGCGATCATCACACCGGGAGACACCTCGCCCTGAATCGACAGCCAGGCGCCGGCGCCGAGCATCAGGCTCTGGAGCGTCATGCGGAAGAACTTGGTCACCGCCGTGATGCCGCCGGCCCGGTCGCTGGCGTCGGCCTGAAAGGCCAGCATGCGATTGTGGCGGGCAAGCCAACGCTCGCGGATGGAGGGGAGCATGCCCATGGCCTCGACCACTTCGGCGTTCCGAAGGTTGGTCTCGGCGAACTGGCCGGCAGCCATCTGCTCGCGGTTGGCGTTGCTGAGAGGCTGGCGGGTCATGGTCTCGGTGACCAGGGCCAGCGAGAACAGGACGATGGCGCCGAACAGGGCCAGCATGCCCAACAAGGGGTGGAAAATAAAGATCACCACCAGGAACAGCGGCGTCCAGGGCGCATCGAAGAAAGCAAAAAGCCCAGGCCCGGTGAGGAACTGGCGCACGGCCAGCATGTCGCCCAGCGGCTGGGTGCGGCTTGCCTGCGGTACCCGCAGCGACCGCTCATAGACCGCATCGAACAGGCGCGGCGTCACGGCCGTGTCGATCCGGTTGCTGACGCGGACCAGGACACGGGAACGCAGATATTCCAGACCGCCATAGACAGCCAGCAGCCCGACCAGCAGCACCGTAAGCATCAGCAGGGTGCTCTCGCTGCGACTGCCCAGGACGCGGTCATAGACCTGGAGCATGTAGAGCGGACTGACCAGCATCAGGATATTGATGAAGAAGCTGAAGCCAGCCGCCGCGATGAATCCGGGTTGGCATGCCGAAACGGC encodes the following:
- a CDS encoding type I secretion system permease/ATPase, which encodes MKTVAKGELRQAVSACQPGFIAAAGFSFFINILMLVSPLYMLQVYDRVLGSRSESTLLMLTVLLVGLLAVYGGLEYLRSRVLVRVSNRIDTAVTPRLFDAVYERSLRVPQASRTQPLGDMLAVRQFLTGPGLFAFFDAPWTPLFLVVIFIFHPLLGMLALFGAIVLFSLALVTETMTRQPLSNANREQMAAGQFAETNLRNAEVVEAMGMLPSIRERWLARHNRMLAFQADASDRAGGITAVTKFFRMTLQSLMLGAGAWLSIQGEVSPGVMIASSIMLGRALAPVEQAIGTWKMLLGARSAWGRLEELFAKLPPRLQPMPLPDPRGDLSVEGLVALPPGGSQPTLRGVSFGVRAGESVGIVGPSAAGKSTLVRTICGVWPVYAGKVRLDGADMSQYERERIGPRIGYLPQDVELFSGTIAENIARFGKVDAEKVVEAARHAGVHEMILRLAQGYDTQIGEGGSVLSAGQRQRVALARALYGNPSLVVLDEPNSNLDDEGEAALAGALSYLREIGSTVLIVAHRPSVLMGVDSILVLGEGQVQAYGPRQEIMSRFARPVPAAAVAQAARVAAQQSAQQPTQQTGAA